The Rhizobium sp. CCGE531 genomic sequence CGATAGATCCTGTGCCAGTGATAGCTGGACATGCAGGCGATCTCCGCCAGCTTTTCCATGTCGAGCTCGTCATCCAGATGCTCGTGGATATAGGCAGAAACCCGCCGCAGCCGGGTCTCGTAAAGCGTCCACGCCGTTCCGCCTGTCATGTCAAACCCCTTGCAAATCGATCGGCCCGACAAGAGCATAACCCGATTTGACAAATCCTGCGGAGTTGGATGCACAAAGAAAAATGGCGAATGCCGCAGCATCCGCCATTTTCGCTATCGTAAGAAAATAGAGCCGTTAGCCGGCGAGTGCAGCGGCAATCGCCTCGATCGCCTCATCAGCCTTGGCGCCATCCGGGCCGCCGGCCTGCGCCATGTCGGGACGGCCGCCGCCGCCCTTGCCGCCGAGGGCGGCTGACGCGACGCGGACGAGATCGACGGCGCTGATGCGGCCGATCAGGTCTTCGGTGACGGCGACAACGGCGCTAGCCTTGCCATCTTCGGAAACGCCGATCAGCGCGACCACGCCCGAGCCAAGGCCTGCCTTGGCCTCATCCGCCAGACCCTTTAGGTCCTTGGGATCGACGCCGGAAATGGCCTTGCCGAGGAACTTGACGCCGTTGACTTCGCGAACGGCGTCAGCGGAACTACCCTGGCCGCCGCCCATGGCAAGCTTGCGCTTGGCATCGGCCAATTCGCGCTCCAGCTTGCGGCGCTCGTCCATCAGAGTTTCGACGCGCGAAACGACCTCACCAGGCTGAACCTTCAGCGTCGAGGCGAGGTTTTTCACGCGCTCGTCCTGCTCCGCGAGATAGGCAAGCGCGGATTCGCCAGTGACAGCTTCGATACGGCGCACACCGGCCCCGACGGCGCTATCGCCGAGGATGCGCACGAGACCGATCTGGCCCGTGGCCGACACATGCGTACCGCCGCAAAGCTCGATGGAATAGGGCTTGCCGGTCTTGGCGCCACGCACGCCCTGCCCCATCGATACGACGCGGACTTCATCGCCGTACTTCTCGCCGAACAGCGCCATCGCGCCTTCCGCGATCGCATCGTCGACGCTCATCAGGCGGGTCGTCACCGGCGAATTCTGCAGGATGATCTCGTTCGCCATCTCCTCGACGACCTTCAGCTCCTCAGCCGACATCGGCTTCGGATGCGACACGTCGAAGCGCAGGCGCTCGGGCGCAACCAGCGAGCCCTTCTGGGCGACATGCGTGCCCAGCACTTCGCGCAGTGCCTCATGCAGCAGGTGGGTGGCGGAATGGTTGGCGCGCAGGCGCGAGCGTCTGGCGTGATCGACCGTCAGCACGACGGCATCGCCCACCTTGATCGTTCCTTCCGAAACCTCGGCTAGGTGAACGAAAAGGCCTTCGCCCTTTTTCTGAGTGTCGCCCACCGTCAGCTTGCCGTTGTCGCCGGAGATGGCGCCCGTATCGCCCATCTGGCCGCCGGATTCGCCATAGAACGGCGTCTGGTTGACGATGATCTGTACCTTTTCGCCGGCAGAGGCGCTGTCGACGGCAACGCCATCCCTGACGATTGCCTGGATCACGCCTTCGGCAGATTCCGTGTCATAGCCGAGGAATTCAGTCGCACCATTCTTTTCCTTGAGCTCGAACCAGATGGTTTCGGTTGCCTTGTCGCCGGATCCGGTCCAATGCGAACGCGCCTCGGCCTTCTGCCGCTCCATGGCATCGGCGAAGCTGGAAATATCGACGCCGATGCCGCGGGCGCGCAGTGCGTCCTGCGTCAGATCCAGCGGGAAGCCATAGGTGTCGTAGAGCTTGAAAGCCGTTTCGCCGTCCAGGCTGTCGCCCTTGTGCAGGTCCGAGGTGGCATCGTTCAGCAACGACAGGCCGCGTTCCAGCGTCTTGCGGAAACGGGTTTCCTCGAGCTTCAGTGTCTCGGAGGTCAGCGCCTCGGCGCGCACCAGCTCGGGATAGGCGCGACCCATCTGCTGGATCAACGCCGGCAGCAGCCGCCACATCAAGGGTTCCTTGGCACCGAGCAGCTGCGCATGGCGCATGGCGCGGCGCATGATGCGGCGAAGCACATAGCCTCGGCCTTCATTCGACGGCAGCACGCCATCGGCAATCAGGAAAGCGGAGGAACGCAGGTGGTCGGCGATGACGCGATGACTGGCGCGATGCTCGCCCTCGGCCTTCACGCCGGTTGCCTCTTCGGAAGCTTCGATCAGCGCGCGAAAGAGATCGATATCGTAATTGTCATGTTTGCCTTGCAGCAAGGCGGCAACGCGCTCGAGACCCATGCCGGTGTCGATTGACGGACGCGGCAGGTCGACGCGCTCCTGCTTGCTAATCTGCTCGAACTGCATGAACACGAGATTCCAGATCTCGATGAACCGGTCGCCGTCCTCTTCCGGAGAACCCGGAGGGCCGCCCCAGATATGATCGCCATGATCGTAGAAGATTTCTGAACAGGGACCACAGGGGCCGGTATCGCCCATCGCCCAGAAATTGTCGCTGGTGGGGATGCGGATAATCTTGTCGTCCGAAAGCCCAGCGATCTTCTTCCAGAGATTAAAGGCGTCGTCATCGGTGTGATAGACCGTCACCAGCAGACGCTTGGCGTCGATCCCGAATTCCTTGGTGATCAGGTTCCAGGCAAGCTCGATGGCCTGCTCCTTGAAATAGTCGCCAAAGGAGAAATTGCCGAGCATCTCGAAGAAGGTGTGGTGGCGCGCGGTGTAGCCGACATTGTCGAGGTCGTTGTGCTTGCCGCCGGCACGCACGCATTTCTGCGCCGTCGAAGCCGTCTTGTACGAGCGCTGCTCCAGACCGGTGAAAACGTTCTTGAACTGCACCATGCCGGCATTGGTGAACATCAATGTCGGATCGTTGCGCGGTACGAGTGGGCTCGACGGCACGATCTCGTGGCCGTTTTTCTTAAAATAGTCGAGGAAGGTCGACCGGATTTCATTCACACCGCTCATATTGGGCCCTTCAGTACTGCGCTCAGCAACTTGCGTCAAAGTCAGTGGCTTTTATCGTTCGCTCCGGGCGCTGTCCAGCCGCACGAACAAAACCGGCCGCACATCCCTTGGACAATGCGGCCGGTCTCAAATTTTAGTGTCATATCAAGCCAGGAATTGCTCCCGGAAATCATTATTCCCCGGAAGCGTCGCCATCATCGGCATCCGGACCGCCATTTTGCAAGAAGCGATCGGCGATCAAGCCGGCATTCTGGCGCAGCGACAATTCGATTTCGCGCGAGAGATCCGGATTGTCGCGCAGGAAGATTTTCGCATTCTCGCGGCCCTGGCCAAGGCGCTGGCTGTTATAGGAGAACCAGGCACCCGACTTCTCGACGATGCCGGCCTTGACCCCGAGATCGACCAGCTCGCCAGTCTTGGAAACGCCCTCGCCATACATGATGTCGAACTCGACCTGCTTGAAGGGAGGCGCCATCTTGTTCTTGACGACCTTCACGCGGGTCTGGTTGCCGATCACCTCTTCACGCTCCTTGACGGCGCCGATGCGGCGGATATCGAGGCGAACCGAGGCATAGAACTTCAGCGCGTTACCGCCCGTCGTCGTTTCCGGCGAGCCGAACATGACGCCGATCTTCATGCGGATCTGGTTGATGAAGATCACCATGGTCTTGGACTTCGAGATCGAAGCCGTGAGCTTGCGCAGCGCCTGGCTCATCAAACGAGCCTGCAGACCGGGAAGACTGTCGCCCATCTCGCCCTCGATTTCGGCGCGCGGCGTCAATGCCGCAACGGAGTCGACGACGAGGACGTCGATCGCGCCGGAGCGAACCAGCGTATCGGTGATTTCAAGCGCCTGTTCGCCGGTATCGGGCTGCGAGATCAGAAGGTTCTGCAGGTCGACGCCGAGCTTGCGGGCATAGACCGGATCGAGCGCATGTTCCGCGTCCACGAAAGCGCAGATGCCGCCCTTCTTCTGGGCCTCTGCAATGGTCTGCAGAGCCAGCGTCGTCTTACCCGAGCTTTCCGGCCCATAGATTTCGACAATGCGGCCCTTCGGCAAACCGCCGATTCCGAGGGCAATATCGAGGCTCAGCGAGCCGGTGGAAACCGTTTCGATTTCGACCACGTTCTCGTTAGAGCCGAGCTTCATGATCGAGCCCTTGCCGAACGACCGCTCAATTTGAGAGAGCGCCGCTTCAAGTGCCTTGCTTTTATCCACCGATTTGTCCTCTACAAGCCGCAAAGAATTCTGAGACATCCGATCCACCTTTAGGTTATTGAAGCCGCTCTAGCAATGTCGCCGCCGATGAGAATTCTGTACTCTATTTGTTCTCTTATCGCAAGAGCACAACAAGCAATTGAAAGAAAAAGGTAAAATGAATTCCGTTCTATTTTTGTTTTCTTCTTTCTTCCCAGGCACTTGCATGGCCGGGACGGTGAATTGCGAGATGTTATCGACCCGTCCGATTCGTCTTTTCGATTGCTGAGGAAAACCATATGGCGAAGAAGATTCTCGTTCTCGGCGGCGCCCATATCGACCGGCGCGGCCGCATATTCGGCGAGACCGCACCCGGCGCCAGCAATCCCGGCGCATGGTTCGAAGAGCCCGGCGGCGGCGGCTTCAATGCGGCCAGAAATCTAGCCCGCCTGGGCTTCGACGTGCGGTTGATCTCGCCCCGCGGCGGCGATCCCTCCGGCGAGATCGTGGCGGAAGCGGCCAGCCACGCCGGCATCGACGACCGGCCCTTCGTTTTCCTCGATCGCAAGACGCCGAGCTATACGGCGATCCTCGAACGCGACGGCAATCTGGTCATCGCGCTTGCCGACATGGAACTCTACAAGCTGTTCGTCCCGAGACGTCTGGCGATTCGCGCCGTTCGCGATGCCTTTGAAGAGACCGATCTCGTTCTCTGCGACGCCAATCTGCCGGCCGAAACATTAGCCGCGATCGCGGCAAGAGCGGCCGCATGCGGCAAGCCCGTCGCGGCAATCGCGATCTCGCCGGCGAAAGTCGTGCGGCTCAAGCCAAGCCTTGCCGGCATCGACCACCTGTTCCTCAACGAAGCCGAGGCCGCCGCGCTGACCGAAAATCGCCCGGAAGACCCGCTCGAATGGGTGAACGGATTGCGCGCCCTCGGCCTGCGCAATGGCGTCATCACCCGCGGCGGGCGCCCGCTGATCGCATTTTCCCGCGATCTCGTCGTCAGCCTGCAGCCGCCCGTCGTCGACGATGTCGCCGATGTCACCGGGGCGGGAGATTCTCTTGCCGCAGGCGTTCTCTCAGCCTTGCTTGCCGGCCACGACCTCGCGGAAGCTGTCCGCCACGGTGCGGCAGCCGCAGCGATCACCGTGCAATCATCCTTGGCCACCGCCGAAAATCTGTCTCCGGAGCTTTTGAAGACGATGTTGGCCCTTGTTCCCAAGGCCGAAATTCTGTCATGAAGCCTGCTCAAAACGCATATATTGTTTCAGCGAATTGGAAACGACAATGACCCAGCCCATCTCGCCACTGCTTCCGATCTCCTATTCGAAGGAAGTCGCCGCCGCCAAGCTGCGCGGCGCACCGCTCGTGGCACTGGAATCGACCATCATCACCCACGGCATGCCCTATCCCGGCAATATCGAGATGGCCCGCAGCGTCGAGGCGATCATCCGGCAGGAAGGCGCGGTCCCGGCGACCATCGCCGTCATCCATGGCACACTGCATATCGGTCTTGAGCCGGAAGAGCTGGAAACCCTCGCCAAGACGGAAGGCGCGATGAAGGTCTCGCGCGCCGACATCGCTTTTGCGATCGCCGAGCGCCGCACCGGCGCGACCACCGTCGCCGCCACGATGATTGCCGCCGCCCGCGCCGGCATCAAGGTTTTCGCCACTGGCGGCATCGGCGGCGTGCATCGCGGCGCGGAGGAAAGCTTCGACATCTCGGCCGATCTTGAAGAGCTTTCCCGCACCGGCGTCATCGTCGTCTGCGCCGGCGCCAAGGCGATCCTCGATATTCCGAAGACGCTCGAAGTGCTGGAAACGCGCGGCGTCCCGGTCGTCACC encodes the following:
- the alaS gene encoding alanine--tRNA ligase encodes the protein MSGVNEIRSTFLDYFKKNGHEIVPSSPLVPRNDPTLMFTNAGMVQFKNVFTGLEQRSYKTASTAQKCVRAGGKHNDLDNVGYTARHHTFFEMLGNFSFGDYFKEQAIELAWNLITKEFGIDAKRLLVTVYHTDDDAFNLWKKIAGLSDDKIIRIPTSDNFWAMGDTGPCGPCSEIFYDHGDHIWGGPPGSPEEDGDRFIEIWNLVFMQFEQISKQERVDLPRPSIDTGMGLERVAALLQGKHDNYDIDLFRALIEASEEATGVKAEGEHRASHRVIADHLRSSAFLIADGVLPSNEGRGYVLRRIMRRAMRHAQLLGAKEPLMWRLLPALIQQMGRAYPELVRAEALTSETLKLEETRFRKTLERGLSLLNDATSDLHKGDSLDGETAFKLYDTYGFPLDLTQDALRARGIGVDISSFADAMERQKAEARSHWTGSGDKATETIWFELKEKNGATEFLGYDTESAEGVIQAIVRDGVAVDSASAGEKVQIIVNQTPFYGESGGQMGDTGAISGDNGKLTVGDTQKKGEGLFVHLAEVSEGTIKVGDAVVLTVDHARRSRLRANHSATHLLHEALREVLGTHVAQKGSLVAPERLRFDVSHPKPMSAEELKVVEEMANEIILQNSPVTTRLMSVDDAIAEGAMALFGEKYGDEVRVVSMGQGVRGAKTGKPYSIELCGGTHVSATGQIGLVRILGDSAVGAGVRRIEAVTGESALAYLAEQDERVKNLASTLKVQPGEVVSRVETLMDERRKLERELADAKRKLAMGGGQGSSADAVREVNGVKFLGKAISGVDPKDLKGLADEAKAGLGSGVVALIGVSEDGKASAVVAVTEDLIGRISAVDLVRVASAALGGKGGGGRPDMAQAGGPDGAKADEAIEAIAAALAG
- the recA gene encoding recombinase RecA — translated: MSQNSLRLVEDKSVDKSKALEAALSQIERSFGKGSIMKLGSNENVVEIETVSTGSLSLDIALGIGGLPKGRIVEIYGPESSGKTTLALQTIAEAQKKGGICAFVDAEHALDPVYARKLGVDLQNLLISQPDTGEQALEITDTLVRSGAIDVLVVDSVAALTPRAEIEGEMGDSLPGLQARLMSQALRKLTASISKSKTMVIFINQIRMKIGVMFGSPETTTGGNALKFYASVRLDIRRIGAVKEREEVIGNQTRVKVVKNKMAPPFKQVEFDIMYGEGVSKTGELVDLGVKAGIVEKSGAWFSYNSQRLGQGRENAKIFLRDNPDLSREIELSLRQNAGLIADRFLQNGGPDADDGDASGE
- a CDS encoding carbohydrate kinase family protein is translated as MAKKILVLGGAHIDRRGRIFGETAPGASNPGAWFEEPGGGGFNAARNLARLGFDVRLISPRGGDPSGEIVAEAASHAGIDDRPFVFLDRKTPSYTAILERDGNLVIALADMELYKLFVPRRLAIRAVRDAFEETDLVLCDANLPAETLAAIAARAAACGKPVAAIAISPAKVVRLKPSLAGIDHLFLNEAEAAALTENRPEDPLEWVNGLRALGLRNGVITRGGRPLIAFSRDLVVSLQPPVVDDVADVTGAGDSLAAGVLSALLAGHDLAEAVRHGAAAAAITVQSSLATAENLSPELLKTMLALVPKAEILS
- a CDS encoding pseudouridine-5'-phosphate glycosidase, coding for MTQPISPLLPISYSKEVAAAKLRGAPLVALESTIITHGMPYPGNIEMARSVEAIIRQEGAVPATIAVIHGTLHIGLEPEELETLAKTEGAMKVSRADIAFAIAERRTGATTVAATMIAAARAGIKVFATGGIGGVHRGAEESFDISADLEELSRTGVIVVCAGAKAILDIPKTLEVLETRGVPVVTYDSAEFPAFWSRSSGLASPLTLNSPAAIANFQSTREQLGIDGGMLIANPVPEADEIPREEMEIYIERALDSADRDEITGKAVTPYLLSTIFDITEGRSLKTNIALVENNARLAAEIAVALAE